In the Muricauda sp. MAR_2010_75 genome, one interval contains:
- a CDS encoding WecB/TagA/CpsF family glycosyltransferase: MNRIQFLGIPIDNLTMAETLEVINNAIEQGEQLHHVVVNAGKVVAMQSDALLKESVVNSHLINADGQAVVWASKLLGTPLKERVAGIDLMESLVKLSSKNNYKIFFLGATEDIVKTVVERYAKEYGQGIIAGYRNGYFKKNEEEQIAEQISQSGAQLLFVAISSPKKEKFLYEHRDLLVNVNLIMGVGGSFDVVAGKVKRAPVWMQKTGLEWFYRFLQEPQRMWKRYLVGNTKFILLVLRERVKF, encoded by the coding sequence GTGAATAGAATACAATTTCTCGGTATTCCGATTGATAACCTTACCATGGCAGAAACCTTAGAGGTTATAAATAATGCCATAGAACAAGGAGAGCAATTACACCATGTTGTTGTGAATGCAGGAAAAGTTGTGGCCATGCAGAGCGATGCTTTACTTAAGGAAAGTGTTGTTAACAGCCATTTGATTAATGCCGATGGACAGGCGGTTGTATGGGCATCCAAACTATTGGGAACACCTTTGAAAGAAAGAGTTGCAGGAATTGATTTAATGGAAAGTTTGGTAAAGTTGTCCAGTAAAAACAACTATAAGATATTTTTCTTAGGAGCCACTGAAGACATAGTGAAAACTGTTGTAGAAAGGTATGCCAAAGAATACGGACAAGGAATAATTGCAGGATATAGGAATGGATATTTTAAAAAGAATGAAGAGGAACAAATAGCAGAACAGATTTCACAAAGTGGGGCTCAACTTTTATTTGTTGCTATCAGTTCACCAAAAAAGGAAAAATTCTTATATGAGCATCGCGATTTATTGGTTAATGTAAACTTGATCATGGGCGTTGGGGGAAGCTTTGACGTAGTGGCTGGAAAAGTTAAAAGAGCACCGGTTTGGATGCAGAAAACAGGCCTTGAATGGTTTTATAGATTTCTTCAAGAACCCCAAAGAATGTGGAAAAGATATTTGGTCGGTAACACCAAATTTATTCTATTGGTCTTAAGGGAGCGTGTTAAATTTTAA
- the cysN gene encoding sulfate adenylyltransferase subunit CysN: MLDNNQLLRFTTAGSVDDGKSTLIGRLLYDSKSIFEDQLEAIETTSKKKGHEGVDLALFTDGLRDEREQGITIDVAYRYFTTPKRKFIIADTPGHIQYTRNMVTGASTANAAIILVDARHGVIEQTKRHAFIASLLQIPHVIVCINKMDLVDFSEEAYNKVIAQFEEFSSKLLVKDVRFIPISALLGDNVVNRSENMDWYQGAPLLHTLETMHISSDTNKVDARFPVQTVLRPQSEEFRDYRGYAGRVASGVLRKGDEVTVMPSGFVSKIKSIDTFSGEVEEAFAPMSVSITLEDDIDISRGDMIVRSNNKPKAQQDIEVMLCWLNNSPAKPRAKYTIKHTSNEQKAMINEVLYKIDINTLNRSTDDTDMSMNDICKVRIRTTKPLMIDPYRENRTTGSIILVDDATNETVAAGMVV, from the coding sequence ATGTTGGACAACAATCAACTTTTACGATTTACAACAGCGGGAAGTGTGGACGATGGGAAAAGTACCCTCATTGGAAGACTGCTATACGATTCCAAGTCAATTTTTGAAGACCAATTGGAAGCCATTGAAACCACCAGTAAGAAGAAGGGTCATGAAGGCGTAGATTTGGCGCTATTCACCGATGGTCTTCGTGATGAAAGAGAACAAGGTATCACCATTGATGTGGCCTATCGCTATTTCACCACTCCAAAACGGAAGTTCATTATTGCTGATACTCCTGGGCATATACAATATACCCGAAACATGGTTACTGGAGCTTCAACGGCCAATGCGGCCATTATTTTGGTGGATGCTAGACACGGGGTCATTGAACAGACCAAAAGACACGCATTTATTGCATCATTGTTGCAGATACCGCACGTAATTGTGTGTATCAACAAAATGGATTTGGTGGATTTTTCGGAAGAGGCCTATAACAAAGTTATAGCGCAATTCGAGGAGTTTTCATCCAAATTATTGGTAAAAGATGTGCGGTTTATTCCGATTAGTGCTTTGTTGGGAGACAATGTGGTGAACAGATCAGAAAACATGGATTGGTACCAAGGCGCTCCTCTGCTGCATACGTTGGAAACCATGCACATTAGTAGTGATACCAATAAGGTGGATGCCCGATTCCCGGTTCAGACCGTTTTAAGGCCCCAAAGCGAAGAATTCAGGGATTATCGCGGTTATGCAGGACGGGTGGCAAGTGGCGTACTGCGAAAAGGCGATGAGGTTACCGTGATGCCCTCTGGTTTTGTATCAAAAATCAAATCCATTGACACATTTTCTGGTGAAGTTGAAGAGGCATTCGCACCCATGTCCGTTTCCATAACCTTGGAAGACGATATAGATATCAGTAGGGGGGATATGATTGTTCGCTCCAATAACAAACCCAAGGCGCAACAAGATATTGAAGTGATGCTTTGTTGGTTGAATAACAGCCCAGCAAAACCTAGGGCAAAATATACCATAAAGCATACCTCGAACGAGCAGAAGGCCATGATCAATGAAGTGCTGTATAAAATTGATATCAACACCTTAAACAGAAGCACCGATGATACAGACATGTCAATGAACGATATTTGCAAAGTGCGTATCAGAACCACAAAACCTTTGATGATAGACCCGTATCGCGAGAACCGAACTACAGGAAGCATTATTTTGGTGGACGACGCAACCAACGAGACGGTGGCGGCCGGGATGGTGGTTTGA
- a CDS encoding glycosyltransferase family 4 protein, with amino-acid sequence MYPSKEKAYAGIFVKNQFEELQKQIGPADKLDIFYMKRSFTSSVGSVFKYVGAFFRFIPYFFKRYDVVHVHYFFPLILLAWVKKKLNPNTKIVVTFLGRDINSQVNEKNKAFFQRIAKSVDYSIPVGKTMADQVQKKLNLNKIKILPCGVDSTIFYHEKETQKVYDFISVGSFIHRKGIDTVIEAIKKLPKGSNIKFCFCGSGEYKNQLVKLQNDYNITIKENQTQPMLRTLLNQSRFFLLMSRAEGFATATTEAFFCHVPVLTSDIDNFKEQVTVGKNGYMVPLEDAETLVKKFNELHDLGQEEYGKLQVGASESFRDASLSNVCSEILKIYHELV; translated from the coding sequence ATGTATCCTAGCAAAGAGAAAGCTTATGCGGGGATCTTTGTTAAAAATCAATTTGAGGAGCTTCAAAAGCAAATTGGTCCAGCCGACAAGCTGGATATATTTTACATGAAAAGAAGCTTTACGTCTTCAGTGGGTAGTGTTTTTAAATATGTTGGTGCATTTTTCAGGTTTATACCATATTTTTTTAAGCGGTACGATGTTGTTCATGTCCATTATTTTTTTCCGTTGATTCTTTTGGCATGGGTTAAAAAGAAATTGAACCCTAACACAAAAATAGTGGTAACCTTTCTTGGAAGGGATATCAACTCCCAAGTAAATGAAAAGAACAAAGCTTTTTTTCAACGTATTGCTAAAAGTGTGGATTATTCAATACCCGTTGGGAAAACCATGGCTGACCAGGTACAGAAGAAGCTAAACCTAAATAAGATAAAAATCCTTCCTTGTGGTGTGGATTCAACAATTTTTTACCACGAAAAAGAAACACAGAAAGTGTATGATTTTATTTCTGTAGGCTCTTTTATCCATAGAAAAGGAATAGATACAGTAATAGAAGCCATAAAAAAGCTGCCTAAAGGTTCAAATATTAAATTTTGTTTCTGTGGATCGGGGGAATACAAAAACCAACTTGTGAAACTTCAAAATGATTATAATATTACAATAAAGGAGAACCAAACCCAGCCTATGTTGCGCACGTTGCTCAATCAATCTAGGTTTTTCCTGCTTATGTCCAGGGCCGAGGGGTTTGCTACGGCAACAACGGAGGCCTTTTTTTGCCATGTGCCTGTATTGACATCAGACATAGACAACTTTAAAGAGCAAGTAACAGTTGGGAAAAATGGATATATGGTACCCTTGGAAGACGCTGAGACCTTGGTAAAAAAGTTTAATGAGCTCCATGACTTGGGGCAAGAAGAATATGGTAAACTTCAAGTAGGTGCTTCAGAATCTTTTAGGGATGCTTCGCTGTCAAATGTGTGTTCTGAAATATTGAAGATTTATCATGAGCTTGTTTAA
- a CDS encoding O-antigen ligase, which produces MKKVLELRFWALYLTVFTLPMFMRLNNIFLGIFVLLGLASLIFDYKSWDISNFWKSWPVFSFFILAVFGSFYGAELWEGFKYLERYWSFILVPFVIMGEKDKYSERRKQIFMALVWGSLATLIICYGNVIYEMVTRNEPLHYFFRWRHVNHRFTNIADIHPTYLGVFIVTAIIFLIHHKGDRPYLRYATILFLLIGLFQLASRVALLMLLVLVGYFLLMRIAKYRFQSIFILLGLILCLVVFNKIGSSYLKQRLFTKEAIVDDKRFERWDASYQIFKENPFMGVGFAKIEEMRNQKYIDFGFDEAARNDLNAHNQFLELLSRNGAIGGFVYVCSLGFLLLLSMYRRDYLFSLIFFAFILANVTESMLVRIKGIEFFAVFATLFLCGVNPKRLEKE; this is translated from the coding sequence TTGAAAAAAGTATTGGAACTTAGATTTTGGGCACTTTATTTGACCGTATTTACATTGCCAATGTTCATGCGATTGAACAATATTTTTCTTGGCATCTTTGTTTTATTGGGACTTGCTTCGCTAATTTTTGATTATAAATCCTGGGACATTTCAAATTTTTGGAAATCATGGCCGGTATTTTCCTTCTTCATTTTGGCTGTATTTGGCTCATTTTATGGTGCTGAATTATGGGAGGGATTTAAATATTTGGAAAGGTATTGGTCCTTTATTTTGGTTCCATTTGTAATAATGGGCGAAAAGGACAAGTACAGCGAAAGAAGGAAACAAATCTTTATGGCCCTTGTTTGGGGGTCTCTGGCCACTTTAATTATTTGTTATGGCAATGTGATTTATGAAATGGTAACCAGAAATGAACCCTTACACTATTTCTTTCGATGGAGACATGTTAATCATCGATTTACCAATATAGCAGATATTCACCCAACATACCTAGGCGTTTTTATCGTGACTGCAATAATATTTTTAATCCATCACAAAGGAGACAGACCTTACCTTAGATATGCAACTATACTATTTTTGCTAATAGGTTTGTTCCAATTGGCCAGCAGGGTGGCTTTGCTTATGTTATTGGTACTTGTTGGGTATTTTTTGCTGATGAGAATTGCAAAATATAGATTTCAATCCATATTTATTTTATTGGGCTTGATATTGTGTTTGGTCGTCTTCAATAAAATAGGTAGCAGTTATTTAAAACAACGCTTGTTTACCAAAGAAGCCATTGTGGACGACAAACGTTTTGAGCGTTGGGACGCCTCCTATCAGATATTTAAGGAAAATCCTTTTATGGGAGTTGGTTTTGCAAAAATAGAAGAGATGAGGAACCAAAAATATATCGACTTTGGTTTTGATGAAGCAGCCAGAAACGATTTGAATGCACACAATCAGTTTTTAGAGCTATTGAGCCGAAATGGCGCCATAGGGGGATTTGTATATGTCTGCTCATTGGGTTTTTTATTGTTATTGTCCATGTACAGGAGAGATTATCTGTTCTCACTCATATTTTTTGCGTTCATATTGGCCAATGTTACAGAGTCAATGCTGGTAAGGATAAAAGGAATTGAGTTCTTTGCTGTTTTTGCAACATTGTTTTTGTGTGGAGTCAATCCAAAAAGATTGGAAAAAGAATGA
- the cysQ gene encoding 3'(2'),5'-bisphosphate nucleotidase CysQ, whose amino-acid sequence MTSTDLDQHISLAVQASIDAGKAIMEIYASPDFETEIKEDNSPLTKADKESNKVIMSYLQKTSIPIISEENRMLDYAERKNWDLCWLVDPLDGTKEFIKRNGEFTVNIALIQDGTPILGVIYVPVTKELYYANVQAKAAFKDVLKNEDGTNTLFSKENQLHLSGNQNKELIKVVGSRSHMNEQTEKFIEDLKQKHDEVEIVSKGSSLKFCLVAEGKADVYPRIAPTMEWDTGAGHAICSAVGLKVTQWETDQELSYNKENLLNPYFLVH is encoded by the coding sequence TTGACCTCAACAGATTTAGATCAACACATTTCTCTGGCAGTTCAAGCATCTATTGACGCAGGAAAGGCCATCATGGAAATCTATGCCTCTCCAGATTTCGAGACCGAAATCAAAGAAGATAATTCACCTTTAACCAAGGCCGACAAGGAATCCAACAAGGTCATAATGTCCTATTTGCAAAAGACAAGTATTCCCATAATCAGTGAAGAAAACAGAATGCTGGATTATGCAGAAAGAAAAAATTGGGACCTATGTTGGTTGGTAGACCCTTTGGATGGCACAAAGGAGTTCATCAAAAGAAATGGGGAGTTCACCGTTAATATTGCCTTGATCCAAGATGGAACGCCTATTTTAGGGGTGATTTATGTACCGGTAACCAAGGAGTTGTACTATGCAAATGTTCAAGCTAAGGCAGCCTTCAAAGATGTTTTGAAAAACGAAGATGGAACCAACACCCTTTTTTCAAAAGAAAACCAATTGCATTTGAGCGGAAATCAAAACAAAGAACTTATTAAGGTAGTAGGCAGTAGATCTCATATGAACGAACAAACGGAAAAATTTATTGAGGATTTGAAACAAAAACACGATGAAGTGGAAATTGTTTCCAAGGGAAGCTCATTAAAATTCTGTCTTGTGGCAGAAGGAAAGGCAGACGTTTATCCAAGGATAGCCCCAACCATGGAATGGGACACAGGGGCTGGCCATGCCATCTGTAGTGCAGTGGGCCTGAAAGTAACCCAATGGGAAACAGATCAAGAACTATCCTATAACAAGGAAAATTTGTTGAACCCTTATTTCTTGGTTCACTAG
- the cysD gene encoding sulfate adenylyltransferase subunit CysD — MSKYYLNYLDELESEAIFVLREVWAQFQNPVILFSGGKDSIVVTHLARKAFYPSKIPFALMHVDTGHNFPETIKFRDDLIENLGVRLIVGSVQESIDQGRVAEEKGKNATRNALQITTLLDAIESNKVDCAIGGGRRDEEKARAKERFFSHRDDFGQWDPKNQRPELWNIFNGKHFEGEHFRVFPISNWTEMDVWNYINRENIQIPSLYFAHEREVVWRSNSWIPNSEFLKLDEGEEVVTKKIRFRTLGDITITGGIESDADTVEKIAQEVSAMRQTERGNRSDDKRSETAMEDRKKQGYF; from the coding sequence ATGAGTAAGTATTATTTGAACTATTTAGACGAGCTGGAGTCCGAGGCCATTTTTGTGCTGAGGGAAGTTTGGGCTCAATTTCAAAACCCTGTGATTCTGTTTTCAGGAGGGAAAGATTCCATTGTGGTCACCCACTTGGCCCGAAAAGCATTTTATCCCAGCAAAATACCTTTTGCATTGATGCACGTGGACACCGGACATAACTTTCCAGAAACCATAAAGTTTAGGGACGACCTTATTGAAAACTTGGGCGTTCGGCTCATTGTTGGTTCTGTACAAGAATCCATAGACCAAGGAAGAGTGGCGGAAGAAAAAGGAAAGAACGCTACAAGAAATGCCCTTCAAATCACTACGCTTTTGGACGCCATTGAATCCAACAAAGTAGATTGTGCCATTGGTGGCGGAAGAAGAGATGAGGAAAAGGCCCGTGCCAAGGAACGTTTCTTTTCACACCGGGACGACTTTGGCCAATGGGACCCCAAGAACCAACGCCCAGAATTGTGGAACATCTTCAACGGAAAACATTTTGAAGGAGAGCATTTTCGGGTTTTCCCGATCAGTAACTGGACCGAAATGGATGTCTGGAACTACATCAATCGAGAAAACATCCAGATACCATCTCTGTATTTCGCTCATGAAAGAGAAGTAGTTTGGAGAAGCAATTCCTGGATTCCCAATTCTGAATTCCTGAAATTGGACGAGGGCGAAGAGGTGGTCACCAAAAAAATACGGTTCAGAACCCTTGGGGATATCACTATTACCGGAGGAATAGAATCAGATGCAGATACCGTTGAAAAGATAGCACAAGAGGTATCGGCCATGAGACAAACGGAGCGAGGAAACCGCAGTGACGACAAACGCTCGGAAACTGCAATGGAAGACAGAAAGAAACAAGGATATTTTTAG
- a CDS encoding sulfotransferase — MGAGRSGTTLLATILNTNEDVVTLGEMHQFKDYLNGEKACSCGEKLQACPFWKEIQQALPQSTIEGLEYCEKCENHKNIPKLLFTKKPNQVYLGTQENIFQNISKQSPKKVLLDSSKYIGRYLLLSKSKNLNIRGIYVVRDIRGVINSFNKKVQTPKLPISTILYYGLINFFGQLVCWMDRKVVKVKYEDFVDNPRMELERINKHVFLGEEKKVTLPEFLEVPHIIGGNRMKSEKKIHISPDFKWKTNINRGRQIVYYLALLPFMLINNYKI, encoded by the coding sequence TTGGGAGCCGGCCGAAGCGGCACAACGCTATTGGCAACTATCCTTAATACCAACGAGGATGTGGTCACCCTTGGTGAAATGCACCAATTTAAAGACTATTTAAACGGAGAAAAGGCATGTTCCTGTGGGGAAAAACTCCAAGCATGCCCATTTTGGAAAGAAATCCAGCAAGCTTTGCCCCAATCAACTATTGAAGGACTGGAATATTGTGAAAAATGTGAAAACCACAAGAACATACCTAAGCTGCTTTTTACCAAAAAGCCCAATCAGGTCTATCTAGGGACACAGGAAAATATTTTTCAGAACATTTCGAAACAGAGTCCCAAGAAGGTACTGTTGGATTCTTCTAAATATATTGGCCGCTATTTGTTGCTGTCAAAGAGTAAAAATCTCAATATTAGGGGCATTTATGTTGTAAGGGATATAAGGGGGGTTATAAATTCTTTTAACAAGAAGGTACAGACACCCAAACTTCCCATATCTACAATCTTGTACTATGGGCTAATCAATTTTTTTGGACAATTGGTGTGTTGGATGGATCGAAAGGTAGTTAAGGTCAAATATGAAGATTTTGTGGACAACCCCAGAATGGAACTCGAAAGGATTAACAAACATGTTTTTTTGGGGGAAGAGAAAAAGGTAACTTTACCGGAGTTCTTGGAAGTGCCACATATAATCGGGGGTAACCGAATGAAAAGTGAAAAGAAGATCCACATCAGCCCCGATTTTAAATGGAAGACAAATATTAACCGGGGACGACAAATAGTTTATTATCTCGCTCTTTTGCCTTTTATGCTCATTAACAATTATAAGATTTGA
- a CDS encoding DapH/DapD/GlmU-related protein — MKKLVYLLYLIFFRNTPEDYRPYALFFPWIRSKMVGFYLKKCGEKPRVKSGAEISPNATLGGFSELGTRCMVQANVHIGNNVIMGPDVKIYSRNHKYDRLDLPIQKQGKNYYVTTIGNDVWLGANVIITAGCNIGNHVIVAAGAVVTKDVPDYAIVGGVPAKTIGTRK, encoded by the coding sequence ATGAAAAAGCTTGTTTATCTATTGTATTTGATTTTCTTTAGAAACACTCCTGAGGATTATAGACCTTATGCCTTGTTTTTTCCTTGGATCAGGAGCAAGATGGTAGGGTTTTATCTAAAAAAATGCGGGGAAAAACCTAGAGTGAAGAGTGGTGCTGAAATTTCTCCCAATGCAACCTTGGGCGGTTTTTCAGAACTGGGAACACGATGTATGGTGCAAGCAAATGTTCATATTGGCAACAATGTGATTATGGGACCCGATGTTAAAATATACTCCAGAAACCATAAATATGATAGACTGGACCTGCCAATTCAAAAACAAGGAAAAAATTATTATGTAACCACCATTGGCAATGATGTATGGTTGGGGGCCAATGTAATTATTACTGCAGGGTGTAACATTGGCAACCATGTCATAGTTGCGGCAGGGGCAGTAGTAACCAAAGATGTGCCCGATTACGCTATAGTTGGTGGGGTCCCAGCGAAAACCATTGGCACTAGAAAGTAA
- a CDS encoding flippase — MLSRLLGENNDVKELLFKSASFFIIKSFGFLSGYIFVLIISNLFGATVNGYVAMSFSIFLIGSIIPRLGFDINLVKMFSSKSFGEAKYYYKKSILISGLISLIMTIVGFALKRQFGSLLGIENLDYVTMGFLSIPLWTFTLINSAVLRGMKDTKWHSFLTNAGRFIFGLILLLTFYFGMDERGIAVPILSHTIGMAVLALASYILVYRRLKSIQSEKGDLETKSYIVDSAPLMFSSALILLLGWTDTIFLGVFDVASNVGIYHVVLKLVAVIGFSLQSMNSILAPKIAKSYYTGDQETFNKLLQTVVKINFYFSIGLMLVLILFRDPILLLFGEEFLGGSTLLVILCVGQLTNTICGPVGVVFQMTGQQKTFQNLILIAFLINLTLNFLLIPTYGIYGAAISSIVGMSFWNLAGVFIIQKKHDILLIYNPFK, encoded by the coding sequence ATGCTATCTAGACTATTAGGAGAGAACAACGATGTAAAGGAACTACTGTTTAAAAGTGCTTCTTTTTTCATCATCAAGTCTTTTGGGTTTTTGTCAGGATATATTTTTGTGCTGATTATATCCAATTTATTTGGTGCTACCGTCAACGGTTATGTGGCAATGTCATTTTCAATTTTTTTGATAGGTTCAATAATACCAAGACTGGGTTTTGACATTAATCTGGTTAAAATGTTTTCTTCAAAAAGTTTTGGTGAGGCAAAATACTACTATAAAAAATCCATCCTTATATCTGGTTTGATTTCATTAATCATGACCATTGTGGGTTTTGCTCTAAAAAGGCAGTTCGGAAGCTTACTGGGAATTGAAAATTTGGACTATGTAACCATGGGATTTCTTTCTATCCCACTTTGGACATTTACACTGATTAATTCAGCTGTCTTAAGGGGGATGAAGGATACCAAGTGGCATTCTTTCTTGACCAATGCTGGCAGGTTCATTTTTGGCCTTATACTTTTATTGACCTTCTATTTTGGAATGGATGAAAGAGGCATTGCTGTACCTATCCTTTCCCATACAATAGGAATGGCCGTTCTTGCTTTGGCCTCTTACATTTTGGTTTATAGACGACTTAAAAGCATACAATCAGAGAAAGGTGATTTGGAAACTAAGAGCTATATAGTCGATTCAGCCCCACTTATGTTTTCATCCGCCCTTATTTTATTGTTAGGATGGACCGACACAATTTTTTTAGGAGTTTTTGATGTAGCTTCCAATGTAGGAATATACCATGTGGTGTTAAAACTTGTTGCGGTTATAGGATTCTCACTTCAATCCATGAACAGTATTTTGGCACCAAAAATTGCGAAGTCATACTATACTGGAGACCAAGAAACATTTAACAAGCTCTTACAAACGGTGGTAAAGATTAATTTTTACTTTTCAATAGGCTTGATGTTGGTTTTGATTTTGTTCAGAGACCCCATTTTATTATTATTTGGAGAAGAATTTTTAGGTGGGTCAACGCTGCTGGTCATTCTTTGTGTAGGACAGCTTACAAATACCATCTGTGGTCCTGTAGGAGTTGTTTTTCAAATGACAGGACAGCAAAAAACATTCCAAAACCTTATCTTGATAGCGTTTCTCATTAATTTGACTCTTAACTTTTTACTGATTCCCACATATGGAATTTACGGAGCGGCCATAAGCAGTATCGTAGGTATGTCTTTTTGGAATTTAGCGGGGGTTTTTATTATACAAAAGAAGCACGATATTTTATTGATCTACAATCCATTCAAATGA
- the cysC gene encoding adenylyl-sulfate kinase produces MEENIIRHDYKIGMKERRKANGHKSFLIFFTGLSGSGKSTIANGLEQKLVEENIKTYTLDGDNVRKGINKDLSFSPEDRSENNRRIGEVANLFVDAGLVVLAAFVAPFEKDRNQIKETVGKENYVEVFVNTSLEECERRDVKGLYKKARKGEIKDMTGISSPYEVPLHPDIVLTEKESVEEAVNKIYELIRPKLQL; encoded by the coding sequence ATGGAAGAGAACATCATAAGGCATGACTATAAAATTGGGATGAAAGAAAGAAGAAAGGCCAATGGTCATAAGTCTTTCTTGATTTTCTTTACTGGGTTATCCGGTTCTGGAAAATCCACCATTGCCAATGGCCTTGAACAAAAGTTGGTTGAAGAAAACATTAAAACCTACACGCTAGATGGCGATAATGTTAGAAAGGGAATAAATAAGGATTTAAGTTTCTCCCCTGAAGATCGTTCAGAAAACAACAGAAGGATTGGCGAAGTGGCCAATTTGTTTGTTGATGCGGGGCTTGTGGTCTTGGCAGCATTTGTGGCACCTTTTGAAAAGGATCGAAACCAAATCAAAGAGACCGTTGGCAAAGAAAACTATGTGGAGGTTTTTGTCAATACCAGTTTGGAAGAATGTGAGCGGAGAGATGTTAAAGGACTGTATAAAAAAGCAAGAAAAGGTGAAATAAAGGATATGACGGGCATATCAAGCCCGTATGAAGTACCTTTGCATCCAGATATTGTTCTTACAGAAAAAGAATCTGTTGAAGAAGCAGTGAACAAAATATATGAATTGATTCGACCCAAATTACAATTGTAA
- a CDS encoding sulfotransferase domain-containing protein: MKINTFIIGVQKGATTSLYEWLIQHPDVCGELYLKDYPFFSNDELFNKGFEFIEKQFTSYDNQKIVITGCVDYVEDKQGLIRIKEYNPEARIILLLRKPEERLKSAFKFLNQISLEKHNDINKAIESDSEYMERSLYGDKLDYLYSLFPEKNIKVMLFENVTKSSVEATKEVFSFLGVSENLELNFHNANKTGAVRFKYLNKLMFDKTKDNIFRASARKLFDPGTRVKLRRAIKNLNTTTRNDSINLDLDEKYRRILENDMEKVKKYVDIEGSW; encoded by the coding sequence ATGAAGATAAACACATTTATTATTGGAGTACAAAAAGGGGCTACAACATCTTTGTACGAGTGGCTTATTCAACACCCTGATGTTTGTGGGGAACTTTATCTGAAAGACTATCCTTTTTTTAGCAATGATGAACTGTTCAATAAGGGCTTTGAATTTATTGAAAAGCAATTTACTTCATACGACAATCAAAAAATAGTAATTACCGGATGCGTTGACTATGTTGAAGATAAACAGGGCCTAATTAGAATCAAGGAGTATAATCCGGAAGCTAGAATCATACTTCTTTTAAGAAAACCGGAGGAAAGACTAAAATCTGCGTTTAAGTTTTTAAATCAAATATCATTGGAGAAACATAATGATATCAATAAAGCTATCGAAAGTGATTCGGAATATATGGAAAGAAGTTTGTATGGAGATAAGCTTGACTACTTATATTCCTTGTTTCCAGAGAAAAACATTAAAGTGATGCTCTTTGAAAATGTCACCAAATCTTCGGTTGAAGCAACAAAGGAAGTGTTTTCGTTTTTGGGCGTCAGCGAAAACCTGGAATTAAATTTCCACAATGCAAACAAGACTGGAGCGGTAAGGTTCAAGTATTTGAACAAGCTGATGTTTGACAAAACGAAAGACAACATATTTAGGGCTTCAGCAAGAAAATTGTTTGATCCTGGAACACGTGTAAAGCTTAGAAGAGCTATAAAAAATCTAAACACAACCACTCGTAACGATAGTATAAACCTTGACCTTGATGAAAAGTATAGAAGAATACTTGAAAACGACATGGAAAAGGTTAAAAAATATGTGGATATTGAAGGTTCTTGGTAA
- a CDS encoding DUF2061 domain-containing protein yields the protein MAKEVSYKRHLAKTITWRLVGTLDTILLSWAITGNPFTGLKIGFAEVITKMTLYYFHERAWVKIGIGDSRRRHILKTVTWRALGTLDTIILSWIISGNPFTGLKIGFAEVITKMILYYYHERAWYRINYGLDKRNRAKKWKRTS from the coding sequence ATGGCTAAAGAGGTATCCTATAAAAGGCATTTGGCCAAAACCATTACCTGGCGGTTGGTGGGTACCTTGGACACTATTTTGTTGTCTTGGGCCATCACTGGAAACCCATTTACGGGACTAAAGATTGGTTTTGCCGAGGTCATCACCAAAATGACCCTGTATTACTTCCATGAAAGGGCATGGGTTAAAATAGGGATAGGAGACAGTAGGCGGAGGCACATTTTAAAAACGGTTACTTGGCGGGCCCTAGGAACATTGGATACTATCATACTATCTTGGATCATATCTGGAAACCCTTTTACAGGATTAAAGATTGGTTTTGCCGAGGTCATCACCAAAATGATTTTGTATTACTACCACGAAAGAGCATGGTATAGAATTAATTACGGATTGGATAAAAGAAATCGTGCAAAGAAATGGAAGAGAACATCATAA